In Lycium barbarum isolate Lr01 chromosome 9, ASM1917538v2, whole genome shotgun sequence, the DNA window ATACGAAAATACAGCCGAAACCACATAAAAGGCAGCTACGGTTTGTAAATTGCAAACTTATAGTTATATATTGTTAGGAGCTTATAAAAGAATGCTGGTTATGTAAGTTACATAACTGGCCAAACGAGCACAAGCGCACTGGATCGGCGCCCATGGTTACTGAAATTATTGGGTAATTTGCACtttattttgtgttggtctttaatttttgctccaaaaataatttttttgcaggacataaatttatattttcgcatcacaATATCACATAATTTATGTCAAGGCCTCAAaaaaattatgccctctaagcatatttttgcgcggattggcctTCAAAGGTGCTGGTCTATAATTTTCCCCCCTTACATTGCTGGCCTTTGCTTAAAAAAATGGCCGAAAACACCCCGAGATTCTAGGTTCAAACCactgctcagtaaaaaaaaaaaaaaatttggaaggCAAGGCTTCACGAAATCTCTGAGCAATTTTTTTTCTCTATAAAAGTTaggtcttaaggcctaacttttgcccgaataggcttaGTGTTACGGTAAAACTCtgccttgagatttttttttaatgagctggggttcgaacccagaacctcaaatattttaggcgaaggcaaaaattaaagaccagtaatttaaggggcaaaattaaagaccacctccgaATAAGCGCAATCGGGCAAATTGTCCTTGACTAGTCATAAGTTCAATTTCAAGAGCAAAAATTGAAAACTAGTCcgtttgaagggcaaaaattaaagcgCAGCCCATTTGAAGGTCAAACCGTGGAATTTCTTTAGAAAAACCCTAGTCAGTTTTGTAGATTTAGCAGTATATAAAACCCTAACGCCTCCAAATATCATTTTTCTCTTCAGTTTCTGGGAGTTAATTTTGCAAATTCGCACGAATGCCCCtatcttggggtggtctttaatttttgtccctcaaattgctggtctttaatatttgtccttcggcactttaagtaacaaaaaagtggccgaaaatatcctgacgttgaaaaaacaaaaaaaaaaaaaatcggatctATGACCTAATTTCGTAAGGCAAAGTTTCATAGAAACTATGCATTGCCGAGCAAAGTTACATAAAAAGtatgccttgtccggcatagttCGGTCGAAATTAAGTTATTCGGCATAATTTCATTTCTACAGAACTTATGCCGGACATGATAAAGTTTCTATAAACTTATGCCGAGCGAATTAgatactacacaacttatgccgaATAACTTACTTTCTACCGAACTATGCCAGAAAAGGCATAATTTCTATAAAACTTTatcttgtgaattttttttttccgactctgctggggtttgaacccagaaTCTCTGATTTCGTAAACTAGCGCATCAGGGTACTTTGActcacaaattttcattaaacgAGAAGCAggggcaaaaaattaaagaccagcgatttgagggacaaaaattaaagaccagtctgtATGAAgcacaatccgcgcaaaaaaaaaaaaaaaaaaaaaagaagaagaagaagagaaactcGAAGCACAAAATAACTGGGCCACATGACAGGCCTAACTTTTTAATTATACTTGGGCCAAACGAGCatttgaagaaaaaccctagtcTATTTGCGGATTTAGCTGTATATATAAAACACTAGCGCCTCCAAACTCCATTTTCTCTTCAGTTTCTGGGAGACAAGACTAGGGATCAGCAATGTCGAAACGAGGTATCATTCATTCAACCTTATTCCTTTATTTTCGATTCAATGTGTTTTCCAGTTGATTTTTTTTAGCTGAATTTTACTTTTTCCTATGTTAGTATTGTTTGTTGTTAAGGTTAATGAAAGAATTTGAGTGAAGGGGTTAATGCATCAGTGTGGAAATAGCTAATATTTTATACTAATAGAAGATGTATTAGTATGGGATTTTGCTGTGATGGATGTATGTCTTTATTCCTCTTAATCATCAGTTAATAGTTGTTTTCAATTTCTTGTTGTTTGAGCTGCTACATTAGCTGTTATTACCCGTTTTTCCATTTGGAATCAGAGGAACTTGggtttagggtgtgttcggtatggagcaAAATGTTTTCAATGGAAAATGTATTCCTGGAAAATAGGtgagtttcttacttattttctcatgtttggttggttaaTGGAAAACACTTTTTGGGAATATTCGTGGTGGGGGGTGGGGAGGTGGAGGAATGGGTGGTGAAGAGAAGGTGCGTTTGAGGGTGATGgttgggtggggtggggggtagGGGTGGGTGAAGATGAGGTGCATTAAAGGGTGATGGTTGGGGCTGGGGCTGAGTTCGAGGGTGGGGAGGAGACAATTAATTTGGAATGCCACTTTGGGACATGTTTTCCTTACTTTTGTTAGGGAattcattttccttttttttaggaacttgttttccaaaaattttgaccaaacAAATGTGAAAAAATCGTAAAACATTGTCCGGAAAATGTTTttctccataccgaacacacccgtATTGGAAAACAGGCTGGAATATGCTGTATCGTATACTAGATCCTATAGTTTGGTGTTGATGTGTTAGATATCTAAATGTTGCTTTGTAATGaatcttcaatttctaaaaatctATGTAATCTTTTAAGGACGTGGAGGTTCCGCGGGGAACAAGTTCAGAATGTCACTGGGTCTACCAGTGGCAGCGACGGTGAACTGCGCCGATAACACTGGTGCTAAGAACTTGTACATCATTTCCGTGAAAGGGATCAAGGGAAGGCTTAACAGGTTGCCTTCAGCTTGTGTTGGAGATATGGTGATGGCTACTGTTAAGAAAGGTAAGCCAGAACTAAGGAAGAAGGTTATGCCAGCTGTCATTGTTCGTCAACGCAAGCCCTGGCGCCGAAAGGACGGTGTTTTCATGTACTTCGAAGGTATATTTTAATTGTCCTTTTTCTTAGTAGGCGTTGTTACTGGTAATGAAGAATTTGAGTGGATAGATTAACATAATAATGAGGAAGCAGCTAGTATAGAAGATATATTTAGATATATGAGTAACTATATTGTGAGATGGATGTATGGCTTTATTTCTCTTAATCATCAATAAGTGGATATCAATTTTGTTGTTCAAGCTGCTACATTAGCTGTTACTACATATATCTCCATTTGGAATCAGATGAACTCGAATTTAGTGGAATGTAAATATAGACTGCCCTAAGGCACTAACTGATTCAGGATTGGGGTTTCTTTTCATGGATCTGCTGTCATGAGTTCGTTTCGGTCTTGTTCTTCTTGCACTGCTGATTGTTTTTGTTGATATAAGGATGGTTGATTGATCCTATGTTTCTAATCAGTCCAATCCTGTCTCTTCTATGTGAGATGGCTTGACGCTTTATTTCTGTGCGAACCACTGGGTAGTGTatacattatcatatcataactGACTGGCCTACACGAAGTCAGTTTTTTCTGGTGTAAGTCTTGTTATAAAATCCTGTCTCTAATTCAGTTTATTTTGGTTCTGCAGATAATGCAGGTGTCATTGTGAATCCCAAAGGTGAAATGAAAGGTAATTCTCTCTACTTTGCTTAATGCAGAATTTTGAAGTTATTATCCCCTTTCTTTGAAGATACAAGTTGCTTGGGTTAACTTCTTAATACAATTGCCTTCTTCTGTTGCTGGTCTTTTAGGACCTAAATTAATATGAACCTGTCTTACCCTTTTCCTTACCATATTCTTTTGATGTCATATTTTGCAGGGTCTGCTATCACTGGCCCAATTGGGAAAGAATGTGCTGATCTCTGGCCTAGGATTGCATCTGCTGCCAATGCTATTGTGTAGAAGTAGAGCCCCCAAGTAGTTTACAGTCTTGTTTTTGTTGGTTTGTCATTTAGTTTTTTGGATATCCAAGGGTTTTGTCGTTGTAAGAATTGTGCTGAGAATTTTGCAGTACTAAAAGGTTTTCATCCATAAATGTCATCAAATGTTTTCATTTCCATGGTTTGGTGCTTTTATCACATTTTATGCAGGAATCATAGTCTAATAAACGAAACGACCCCTAAGATGCTTGAATATGTATTTGCCTAATTATTAGATATTATCTTGAAATAAGAGCAGTAGGTAattaaaattatttgtttttcAGTATTTTGACTTGTATTTTGTCTTTATTTAAAATTAATAAGTAtaaatttaataataataataattaaatatcatataaacataattttgAGAAAATCTCAAAATAAAACCCTTTTTATTACTGCTTTATAGAAGGAAAATAACTTATTAATTATTAGgagtaccatttttttttttttggtaactgacAGATTACATTTAATCAAAAGTGATCATTACAAACTAAGCAGGGCTGACCCACTCACAGCTTTCTCAAATAGCAACATGCTGCTACGTACAATAAAATAAAACCAGAAATAAGCAACATAGCATCAGTGAAAAACTTGCTGACACACAACTCCTATAAAATAGCCAAGGTATCGAGTTCAAGCAAAGTAGTGCATTCTTCCACAGTTGAATAAAATGAAGTGCAAT includes these proteins:
- the LOC132610411 gene encoding large ribosomal subunit protein uL14-like; this translates as MSKRGRGGSAGNKFRMSLGLPVAATVNCADNTGAKNLYIISVKGIKGRLNRLPSACVGDMVMATVKKGKPELRKKVMPAVIVRQRKPWRRKDGVFMYFEDNAGVIVNPKGEMKGSAITGPIGKECADLWPRIASAANAIV